One part of the Humulus lupulus chromosome 9, drHumLupu1.1, whole genome shotgun sequence genome encodes these proteins:
- the LOC133802598 gene encoding chromatin-remodeling ATPase INO80-like isoform X1, translated as MGELSSVLYYGGAILTKGSTQSSAPQPHVIIPSAAYGGAIISFVLCPSELIKIYQIEDNEIRNNCSTMPMTSTVQTPLLFRGTLKEYQLKGLQWLVNCYEQGLNCILADEMGLGKTIQAMAFLAHLAEDKNIWGPFLVVAPASVLNNWANEITHFCPDLKTLPYWGGLQDRTVLRKKINPKTQYRRDAGFHILITSYQLLVSDEKYFQRVKWQCMVLDEAQAIKSLNSIRWKTLLSFNCQNRLLLTGTPIQNNMAELWALLHFIMPTLFDSHE; from the exons ATGGGGGAGCTATCATCAGTTTTGTATTATGGGGGAGCTATTCTCACAAAGGGAAGTACGCAGAGTAGTGCTCCACAGCCCCATGTAATAATTCCATCTGCTGCTTATGGGGGAGCTATCATCAGTTTTGTATTATGTCCATCAGAGTTAATTAAG ATATATCAAATTGAGGATAATGAAATTAGAAACAACTGTTCCACCATGCCAATGACATCAACTGTTCAAACACCACTGTTGTTTAGAGGCACCCTTAAAGAATATCAGCTGAAAGGTCTTCAATGGCTGGTCAATTGTTATGAGCAG GGTTTGAATTGCATTCTTGCTGATGAGATGGGCCTCGGAAAGACCATTCAGGCTATGGCATTTTTGGCTCATCTAGCGGAA gATAAAAATATATGGGGACCTTTTCTTGTTGTTGCTCCTGCATCTGTATTGAACAACTGGGCAAATGAAATTACCCACTTTTGCCCTGACTTGAAAACTCTTCCATATTGGGGTGGACTTCAGGACCGTACAGTTTTGAGGAAAAAAATCAACCCGAAGACACAATACCGCAG GGATGCTGGGTTTCACATTCTTATCACCAGCTATCAGCTACTTGTTTCTGATGAGAAGTACTTTCAGCGGGTGAAATGGCAATGTATGGTGTTGGATGAAGCCCAAGCAATTAAAAGTTTAAACAG TATAAGATGGAAGACACTGCTTAGTTTTAATTGCCAAAATAGGCTTCTGCTTACTGGCACTCCAATCCAAAATAATATGGCAGAGTTGTGGGCCTTACTACATTTCATTATGCCAACCTTATTTGATAGTCACGAATAG
- the LOC133802598 gene encoding chromatin-remodeling ATPase INO80-like isoform X3, which yields MPMTSTVQTPLLFRGTLKEYQLKGLQWLVNCYEQGLNCILADEMGLGKTIQAMAFLAHLAEDKNIWGPFLVVAPASVLNNWANEITHFCPDLKTLPYWGGLQDRTVLRKKINPKTQYRRDAGFHILITSYQLLVSDEKYFQRVKWQCMVLDEAQAIKSLNSIRWKTLLSFNCQNRLLLTGTPIQNNMAELWALLHFIMPTLFDSHE from the exons ATGCCAATGACATCAACTGTTCAAACACCACTGTTGTTTAGAGGCACCCTTAAAGAATATCAGCTGAAAGGTCTTCAATGGCTGGTCAATTGTTATGAGCAG GGTTTGAATTGCATTCTTGCTGATGAGATGGGCCTCGGAAAGACCATTCAGGCTATGGCATTTTTGGCTCATCTAGCGGAA gATAAAAATATATGGGGACCTTTTCTTGTTGTTGCTCCTGCATCTGTATTGAACAACTGGGCAAATGAAATTACCCACTTTTGCCCTGACTTGAAAACTCTTCCATATTGGGGTGGACTTCAGGACCGTACAGTTTTGAGGAAAAAAATCAACCCGAAGACACAATACCGCAG GGATGCTGGGTTTCACATTCTTATCACCAGCTATCAGCTACTTGTTTCTGATGAGAAGTACTTTCAGCGGGTGAAATGGCAATGTATGGTGTTGGATGAAGCCCAAGCAATTAAAAGTTTAAACAG TATAAGATGGAAGACACTGCTTAGTTTTAATTGCCAAAATAGGCTTCTGCTTACTGGCACTCCAATCCAAAATAATATGGCAGAGTTGTGGGCCTTACTACATTTCATTATGCCAACCTTATTTGATAGTCACGAATAG
- the LOC133802598 gene encoding chromatin-remodeling ATPase INO80-like isoform X2 yields the protein MGELSSVLYYGGAILTKGSTQSSAPQPHVIIPSAAYGGAIISFVLCPSELIKIYQIEDNEIRNNCSTMPMTSTVQTPLLFRGTLKEYQLKGLQWLVNCYEQGLNCILADEMGLGKTIQAMAFLAHLAEDKNIWGPFLVVAPASVLNNWANEITHFCPDLKTLPYWGGLQDRTVLRKKINPKTQYRRDAGFHILITSYQLLVSDEKYFQRVKWQCMVLDEAQAIKSLNRFDSNHSCQCTL from the exons ATGGGGGAGCTATCATCAGTTTTGTATTATGGGGGAGCTATTCTCACAAAGGGAAGTACGCAGAGTAGTGCTCCACAGCCCCATGTAATAATTCCATCTGCTGCTTATGGGGGAGCTATCATCAGTTTTGTATTATGTCCATCAGAGTTAATTAAG ATATATCAAATTGAGGATAATGAAATTAGAAACAACTGTTCCACCATGCCAATGACATCAACTGTTCAAACACCACTGTTGTTTAGAGGCACCCTTAAAGAATATCAGCTGAAAGGTCTTCAATGGCTGGTCAATTGTTATGAGCAG GGTTTGAATTGCATTCTTGCTGATGAGATGGGCCTCGGAAAGACCATTCAGGCTATGGCATTTTTGGCTCATCTAGCGGAA gATAAAAATATATGGGGACCTTTTCTTGTTGTTGCTCCTGCATCTGTATTGAACAACTGGGCAAATGAAATTACCCACTTTTGCCCTGACTTGAAAACTCTTCCATATTGGGGTGGACTTCAGGACCGTACAGTTTTGAGGAAAAAAATCAACCCGAAGACACAATACCGCAG GGATGCTGGGTTTCACATTCTTATCACCAGCTATCAGCTACTTGTTTCTGATGAGAAGTACTTTCAGCGGGTGAAATGGCAATGTATGGTGTTGGATGAAGCCCAAGCAATTAAAAGTTTAAACAGGTTTGATTCAAATCATTCATGTCAGTGTACTTTGTAG